The nucleotide sequence atggggagaagagcaactcaaagttgaactttatcagctgtatgagggcccagaaacttataagaaaaggttgttatgctattctggcacacataaagaagatcgatactgaagaaagaagcattaatgacatgccgattgtaagagaatatcccggagtatttccagaagaattaccggggctacctccacatagatgtgtagaattccagattgatctcataccaggagctgcacctgtagcccgatctccatatagacttgcaccttcagaaatgcaagaattacaagaccagttgcaagaattatcggaccgtggatttattcgtcctagtttttcaccttggggtgctcctattctgttcgtcaagaagaaggatggatctatgagaatgtgcatagattacagagaattaaacaaattaacgatcaagaatcggtacccattaccgaggattgatgatttgtttgatcaattgcaaggatcaagtgtttattctaagattgatctacgctccggatatcatcaactgagagtgaaggaagaagatgttcctaaaaccgcgttcagaacccgttacgatcactatgagtttctagtcatgccttttggattaactaatgctccagcagtattcatggatctaatgaatcgcatctgtagaccgtatttagacaaatttgtcattgtttttatcgacgacatattgatttactcaaagaacaaggaagaacatgagcaacacttaagactggtactggagatactcaagaaagaagaattgtacgcaaaattttcgaagtgtgatttctggttacaagaagtacaatttttgggccatgttgtcagtaaacatggaattaaagttgaccccgccaagatcgaatccattagtaaatgggaaaccccgaagactccaacacaaattcgccaattcttaggtcttgctggttactaccgaagattcattcaagatttctctagaatcgccaaacccttaactgcattgactcaaaagggaaagaagtatgattggtccacagaacaggaatcctcattccagttattaaagaagaagttaacgtctgcacccattttgtcattaccggaaggaaatgatgatttcgtgatctattgtgatgcttcacgccaaggtttaggatgtgtattaatgcaacgcacaaaagtcatcgcatatgcctcacgacaactaaaaattcatgaaaagaactatacgacgcatgatttagaacttggagcagtagtttttgcactcaaaatatggagacactatctatatggcaccaagtgtacagtgtacactgaccataagagtcttcagcatatttttgatcaaaaacaactcaatatgaggcaacgtcgctgggtagagttgttaaacgattacgattgtgaaatccgttaccaccccggaaaggctaatgttgtagctgatgccttaagtcgaaaagaaagagtaaaacctcttagggttcgagctttgaatattacaattcgtactgatctcacaaagcaaattcaagcagcacagttagaagctttaaaagaagaaaacgaaaaaggcgaaatgagcaaagggttagaaaaacaacttgaagtaaaagccgatggaaccctgtattttgctggtaggatatgggtaccaaaacatggtaacctaagacaactagtactggatgaagcacacaaaacgaggtactcaattcacccaggaaacgggaaaatgtaccacgatctcaagaagttttattggtggcctaatatgaagacagaaattgctacttatgtaagcaaatgtttgacgtgtgcaaaggtcaaagctgagcaccaaaagccgtcaggattactgcaacaaccggaaattccgcagtggaaatgggaaagaataaccatggatttcattacgaaattgccaaggactgcaagtagtcatgatactatttgggtgatagttgatcgtctaactaaatcagctcactttctaccaataaaggagacagacagtatggagaaattagcacgcctatatttgaaggaagtagtttccaggcatggtgtacccatctctatcatatctgatcgcgacacccgattcacatcacgtttttggcaatcattacaaaaagcattgggaactcgattagatatgagcaccgcttatcacccacagacagatggtcaaagtgaaagaacaatacaaacattggaagacatgttacgggcatgcgtgattgactttggaaccagttgggatcgacacttaccgttggcagaattttcatacaataacagctatcatacgagcatcaacgcagcgccatttgaagcactttacggtagaaagtgcagatctcctatctgttggagtgaagtaggagaaagacaacttactggaccagaaattattcatgaaaccaccgaaaagatcattcaaatacaacagcgattgaaaacggccatgagtcgccaaaagagttatgctgatgtaagaagaaaaccactagaatttcaagtgggcgacaaagtcatgttgaaagtgtcaccctggaaaggcgttgtacgattcggtaaacgaggaaagctaagtcctaggtacgtaggaccctttgaaatcaccgaaagaattggagcagttgcttatcgattaaagctaccgcaagaacttagtagtgttcacgacacatttcacgtgtcaaatttgaagaaatgtttagctgaagaggatgtcgtaattcctcttgacgaattacgaattaatgataaactccattttgtcgaagaacctgtcgaaatcatggaccgtgaggtcaaacaattaaaacaaagcaaaataccgatagttagagttcattGGAACGCAAGacaaggacccgagtttacttgggaacgtgaagatcaaatgaagcaaaagtatccacatttgttcactgatatcgctcatgaaacaggtactactcaaaatttcgggacgaaattttctttaacggggaggtactgtgatgacccgaaattttttgacttatttaaaccaattctctatacgatttattattttaacacgttaaacaaagtctgttagattgagtctcaaaattttagaactgttacatatatacaattacctttgactactctcggcgattcatgaacaattatatgtatgtatatatatgtacaagtaaaaacgacttttctacagtaaaaattacttgctacagtaaaacactatttgctacagtgaaaccgtattttgctacagtgctacagtgaaaacgagtttgctacagtgatttgctacagtaaacactatttgctacagtgaaatactatttgctacagtaaacactatttgatgtcgacgaactagcaaacaaaaacagaaaaggcggccatgcgatcgcatggcaaaaacactgaaaactcatgcgatcgcatgagctacagtaaatggaaaagtattataaatacaccagtttgctcgacgattttttttcaactctttcttattcttcttcaatttaaatttaaatttataattataattataattttaattttaagtttaataataataaagtatattcgagtgtgttttaattcgggtttcaaaccgctttaagctaaggaaatattgggtattgtccggggtattgttcttgaatccaaggccaaccatacagtcatctaccatcattatgtctacgcaatttgcctacaatattgagtctcaatattgaactgtgagtttatagtctccctttttaaatactttaaatatttttgggctgagaatatatgcaatttattttaaacgcgataagacacaagtacatactaaattctacactgagttaaaccgaaaatcccttagctttggtaactagtagctgccagtacataggatatggactggtgggcgcgaataattgtatatggatccatagggcttgacatccccgtccgagctagagcgctagccttttaacggacgtatgttatttgagtttaagacacgttggtttgcgtgtattaaaacgaatggggtaattatcactatagcgttaagtttagttaccagggtgctctgttacgtagaatctattgataaacttttgatgaaatcttgtggtctatctttatatatgtttatgactcgagcaattaaacctataactcaccaacattcgtgttgactttttagcatgttttattctcaggtccttagaatgcttctgctgtgatgtgcttgttgcctgcatggagtctctcatgctttgtacaaagtttattgcattcaaaataaaactgcgttgtgtaataaataactggactgtgatgtcaacctgtaaattaaagacttatgtatttcggggttttgcttatacctaagcactcgcccacatgtttataactttctatgtttagaaagtcacttattttaatgaatgcaatattttatcaaaacgtatcatatagaggtcaaaacctcactgtagaatcaatgattaacgtgccgcgtcaatagcgattttgacgggtcgttacagttatatacataaaaatgagactattaatttaagaaactcgaaaacgatatatataacgattatcgttataacaacgtcttactaggtacatatgaatcatattaagatattgatacacttggttaattatgttaaatgataagtaaatatattattaagtgtattaacaatgaaatacatatgtaaaaataagactactaacttaatgatttcgaaacgagacatatatgtaacgattatcgttgtaacgatatttaactgtatatacatcatactaagatatattatatatcataatatcatgataatataacaatttaacatctcatttgttataataaacaatgggttaacaacattcaacaagatcgttaacctaaaggtttcaaaacaacatttacatgtaacgactaacgatgacttaacgactcagttaaaatgtatatacatgtggtgttttaatatgtattcatacacttttgaaagacttcaagacacttatcaaactacttctacttaacaaaaatgcttacaattacatcctcgttcagtttcatcaacaattctactcgtatgcacccgtattcgtactcgtacaatacacagcttttagatgtatgtactattggtatatacacttcaatgatcagctcttagcagcccatgtgagtcacctaacacatgtgggaaccatcatttggcaactagcatgaaatatctcataaaattacaaaaatatgagtaatcattcatgacttatttacatgaaaacaaaattacatatcctttatatctaatccatacaccaacgaacaaaaacacctaaaaacactttcattcttcaattttcttcatctaattgatctctctcaagttctatcttcaagttctaagtgttcttcatatattctacaagttctagttacataaaagcaagaatactttcaagtttgctagctcacttccaatcttgtaaggtgatcatccaacctcaagaaatctttgtttcttatagtaggttatcattctaatacaaggtaataatcatattcaaactttggttcaatttctataactataacaatcttatttcaagtgatgatcttacttgaacttgttttcgtgtcatgattctgcttcaagaacttcgagccatccaaggatccgttgaagctagatccatttttctcttttctagtaggtttatccaaggaacttaaggtagtaatgatgttcataacatcatttgattcatacatataaagctatcttattcgaagttttaaacttgtaatcactagaacatagtttagttaattctaaacttgttcgcaaacaaaagttaatccttataacttgacttttaaaatcaactaaacacatgttctatatctatatgatatgctaacttaatgatttaaaacctggaaacacgaaaaacaccgtaaaaccggatttacgccgtcgtagtaacaccgcgggctgttttgggttagttaattaaaaactatgataaactttgatttaaaagttgttattctgagaaaatgatttttattatgaacatgaaactatatccaaaaattatggttaaactcaaagtggaagtatgttttctaaaatggtcatctagacgtcattctttcgactgaaatgactacctttacaaaaatgacttgtaacttatttttccgactataaacttatactttttctgtttagattcataaaatagagttcaatatgaaaccatagcaatttgattcactcaaaacggatttaaaatgaagaagttatgggtaaaacaagattggataatttttctcattttagctacgtgaaaattggtaacaaatctattccaaccataacttaatcaacttgtattgtatattatgtaatcttgagataccatagacacgtatacaatgtttcgacctatcatgtcaacacatctatatatatttcggaacaaccatagacactctatatgtgaatgttggagttagctatacagggttgaggttgattccaaaatatatatagtttgagttgtgatcaatactgagatacgtatacactgggtcgtggattgattcaagataatatttatcgatttatttctgtacatctaactgtggacaactagttgtaggttactaacgaggacaactgacttaataaacttaaaacatcaaaatatattaaaagtgttgtaaatatattttgaacatactttgatatatatgtatatattgttataggttcgtgaatcaaccagtggccaagtcttacttcccgacgaagtaaaaatctgtgaaagtgagttatagtcccacttttaaaatctaatatttttgggatgagaatacatgcaggttttataaatgatttacaaaatagacacaagtacgtgaaactacattctatggttgaattatcgaaatcgaatatgcctctttttattaagtctggtaatctaagaattagggaacagacaccctaattgacgcgaatcctaaagatagatctattgggcctaacaaaccccatccaaagtaccggatgctttagtacttcgaaatttatatcatatccaaagggtgtcccggaatgatggggatattcttaaatatgcatcttgttaatgtcggttaccaggtgttcaccatatgaatgatttttatctctatgtatgggatgtgtattgaaatatgaaatcttgtggtctattattatgatttgatatatataggttaaacctataactcaccaacatttttgttgacgttttaagcatgtttattctcaggtgattattaagagcttccgctgtcgcatacttaaataaggacgagatttggagtccatgcttgtatgatattgtgtaaaaactgcattcaagaaacttattttgttgtaacatatttgtattgtaaaccattatgtaatggtcgtgtgtaaacaggatattttagattatcattatttgataatctacgtaaagcttttttaaaacctttatctatgaaataaaggttatggtttgttttaaaaatgaatgcagtctttgaaaaacgtctcatatagaggtcaaaacctcgcaacgaaatcaattaatatggaacgtttttaatcaataagaacgggacatttcatttatttctcagataggggaaggattgtctacatctcacctcccccatacaccactcatgtggtattgggttttgttgttgttgttgttgttgttgattaaaagttggtgaaagacaagaaacttTAAGGATAAAACTTGAATCATAATATTGAGTGGTAATTTGGATATGAATGAAAGTATTTTGATTATGAGATTTTGATAAACATTAGTGATTTACTAAACACAATAATGAAGATAATCTTTTGATAAATATGAATAAGTAAATACTAAGATGAAAAGTTTATGATTATGGAAAATATAAAGATTTTGTTTAAGAATGAAAAGTATTCTGATTAAGATATTATTAtgataagatgataatgatgattctAAATTAATAAGATTTCAATTTAGATTAAGTAAAAGATAAGATAAAAGTGAAATAACTTAAAAGAGGATAAAACTTATCTAacttattaactaatataatattcaaAATATGACACGCCTAATACTATAATACTAAATAAACGGTGATAATATTATATAAGATAACACTATAACTTataaacttatattataacaccctaatttaactaagtataataatacatatgatatATAATATTAAACGTGTTATATTCCTATACACACATTCGAAAGTTATAAAGAAACTATAATCACAAACGGATAACGTATGACTTTCATGAGTCTCACCGCTACTTATGGTCATGGATGGTGTCTAGGTTGCCAGTTGGGATatggttgtggatctcgaatgtcacgacttaaagtcggatcaagagtccttgcccccggttacatctggctatccattgacttacttgatagcaacgaggatCATTTGAGTTATACAACATCTAAACTTTGAGAATGGTTAGTATTGAAAACTCTTAAAagaacacctatatatatatatatatatatatatatatatatatatatatatatatatatatatatatatatatatatatatatatatatatatatatgaacatatatatcaaacacataactataatgatgatgatgatgatgatgaccatgatgatcCAACTAACTTAAACCTAATGATGATAGGTTGACAACTTTGGACGACCACTGCTATTTGCTATCACACGGTTACTGTGCTCATAAGGTGAGTCATAGCCCCATCTTTTTAACTATTTTATAAACTGTtttcggggtgagaatacatgtcttttctgttttacaagtaggcacaagtactaaacttacattctatgctgagttataaccgaaaatcccttagctttggtaactagtaactatcagtttatgaactggtaggtgcgaataggtgtatatggattcatagggcttgacatccccgtccgtccgGGTTAAAAACTAACCTAAACTTAACGGGCGTATACTATTTGAGGTGGTACATTTTGGTTAGGTGTACATAACAACAGGGGTACTAAACAAATGTTAAGGTTTAGTTACCGACTTACCGAGTGCTCAAACTTAtagaatcttttattatttttaaaggtgCTTGTGAGCATGaaaacgaaatcttgtggtctatactctacactttatactaattaaacctatgattcactcaaccttcgtgttgacgtttttagcatgttattctcaggtaatcTACTTTAGCTATGCTTCCGCAATAGATGAAATGTTAGAGGTCAAGCATGGAAACTAAAAATTAAAGCATATAGAGTACGAAGACTGGACTTTGACCTTTGGTAATACAGCACGTCATAGCTTcattttgacggggtattacagCTCGTCATATGAAACCGCAGACTGCTTACTGACAAGGTTGTGAACATTTTGATTGGGTCGTACCTCCAAACACACCATATTTGAAcataataattgaaaatggaatAAGCTTAGGGGCTGTTTTGTAATTCTTTGATTTCACAAGGGGTAAACAAAAACTGCTCACGGATACATACATAACTACATAATAATCCGACGTTAAGTTTTTTCCATTCCCAATTTATCGTGGATTAGGGTTTATATAGGGTTTATAATTTTGGAACGTTTGGTCAAATTCATTCCCAATTCGAAACCATGGAGGCTCCGGTATCGTTTTCTACCTTCCTTTATTTTGTTATGTTGTCTCTCTAAATATTGATGTAATCAAACTTGTTCGGTTGATATTCTAGGAGGCGATTATGATCTGTATCGACAGTTCTCAATGGATGAATCGCTTGGATAGATTCTATTGGTATACGCTTCAACTTAATTGTGTTCGATCGTATTGTGTAGCTAAATTCAAGGtgtttatttatctatttatgtaTTATTCTATAGTTTGGGTTTACAACTAATTGTGTtggtatattatttattattatttaaattaggtAAACAAGTGATTGATTGCGGTGTTGACATATCACCAAAAATGTTGAAATTGTTTTGTTACAGTCTAATCCGAAGAATGCTATAGGCATACTGAAAATGGGTACTCGATCAGAAAGACAAAAGAATATACGACCTACTAGTGATCTTGATCAAATCCTGGATTTCCTTGAAAGTTGGCTTTCTACTTTCCCTGTTTTATATGTAGTATATTTAATTAATATCACCATTCACCAATCATTAATTAATCTCCAATTGTAGGGTAGGATTATTTATTTATTCAATTTCATCTTGTTTCTTAGATAATCGAGTAAGTGGTGGTGGGTTGAGTTTTTTCTGTGGGCTACAAAATTGCTGGTATATACTTCAGCAGTTGTATCCAAGAAACCAGAAAAGGATACTTATGTTTACTGGAGGGTATGTATTTGTTGATTTTGCTTAAATGTTTCAGCTTACTACTTTTttcatgtaataataataataatgtatgttATGTGTTTGCTCTTGCCTGCCTGCCTGCCAGCCCTGCAGATTATTTCACAATGGTAGGTGCGGGGACGTATGGGAACAAGTTAAAAGAAATGGGTATAGCAGTTGATGTTGTCAACTTCTGTGTAAAGGGAGTGAAAGCTGGAGATTGGAAAGGTCGAGAATGGATGAGGGGGCTTGATAAATTTGTTGaagctgttaataataataacaacagctGCATTAAACACATTAAAGCTAATTCTTTGACACGTCCATGTCACATCCTATccaggtatatatatattaatatatatacatcttGCTTGCTTATATATTTGATATCACTATTACTATAGtttcgtgtgtgtgtgtgtgtgtgtgttttgataaAAAGTGTGTACTACTGTCAGCGATCCAGAAATCATCTCTAGGGATTTACTGGAAGAAGCGGAGAGAGAAATCAATAAAGATCTGAAGGGGAAGAATCATGTTGAATCTGTTTTTAAAATACCACAGGTATTGAAATTTGATGATGTTTATGATCATTACTCCCTGGAACTTGACAACAGATGTAAAGCATTATCATCAccagataataatgataagaagaaGGTGAAGTTGGGTAAAAGAAAGATGGTTGCTAGAAACTCATATGTAGCATCAAGGAGGCGAACCAAAGCTTGCCTGATGATATTAAGCAAAAAACATAGGTTTTGGTACCGGTCAATAActtgattttatttttttttaagtatAAAGTCACCAAAGTTGTAATTGAGGGTGAAAACAGAGTGAAAAGTGTAGTTTTGTGATTACAACAACATGCTTTTGATCAAGTGCCGATTTGTTAGAAATTATAATCAATAGAACCGAACTCAATAGGAGTTATACTCAACTAAACATAAAAACATGTGTACTCTTATCATCTTGTAATAGGACATGCATGCGTAGGTATAATATATAAGTTGTATCCTACAACATTCATGATGTAATTCTATGGAATACTTTGATTAATGCTAATGCTTATACAACTTCTCACATAGTGCTAATGGTAAGGAAATCCCTCCAAAAAGAAAATACATCCATGACTTTTCACTTTTGTGTAACGTACTAATACATGAAGTAACTACAATTCTTTTCACCTACCCAATTTTTTttccttaattttttttttatgtgctGTGTAGCTATCATCAACCTCTATGTGATCAAATTTTTGTCATTAACAACTTAACATGTTTAGTTTCTATTACGGCCTATACAACAGTGTATGTTTTCCCATACAGTGCGCATCGAAACATACACACCCCAATGTACCCATTGAGTCACATATAGAGGAGGCAACCAAAACAAGTAGGTTGAGTCACGTAGGGTAACAAACGAAAGTAAAACCTATAAATTTGAATAGACTAGTGTCAACTCCTTGAAATACATGTCTCCCAGTTGACTTATACCCAGAAAACTGAAAAATAAAACCAGATCAACCCATATTTTCTAGTGTGGGTCATTTTTGCCACCTCTAGGCTTACACAAACTCGAAGTTCAGTTTAAATAAAAATTCAAAAAAGAAGAGAAACACAAAGCGAAAATCAAATATTGAGTTTGGTTTCTGTTTGAATCAATGCGAAAACCGTTTTTTTATTTTCAGTTTTGTTTTGTTTAAACTTTTTCCAATTGGTTCGGTATTCGTATTAAAAGGTTTAGAAGCAAGTATTAAACAACCCTAAAAGTGGCGTGTTTCTCACTTGCAGCTTTGGTTAATAGGTTTGTTATCCGGTTCTAAAACTTGTACATTTTTAGTTTAG is from Rutidosis leptorrhynchoides isolate AG116_Rl617_1_P2 chromosome 10, CSIRO_AGI_Rlap_v1, whole genome shotgun sequence and encodes:
- the LOC139871363 gene encoding 26S proteasome non-ATPase regulatory subunit 4 homolog, which translates into the protein MEAPEAIMICIDSSQWMNRLDRFYWYTLQLNCVRSYCVAKFKSNPKNAIGILKMGTRSERQKNIRPTSDLDQILDFLENNRVSGGGLSFFCGLQNCWYILQQLYPRNQKRILMFTGGYVFVDFA
- the LOC139873602 gene encoding uncharacterized protein; translation: MVGAGTYGNKLKEMGIAVDVVNFCVKGVKAGDWKGREWMRGLDKFVEAVNNNNNSCIKHIKANSLTRPCHILSSDPEIISRDLLEEAEREINKDLKGKNHVESVFKIPQVLKFDDVYDHYSLELDNRCKALSSPDNNDKKKVKLGKRKMVARNSYVASRRRTKACLMILSKKHRFWYRSIT